GGTGAGCGTCTGCGGCCCGACCGGAACGGCACTGTTGCCTGCGGGTCAACCGGACGTCGTGGTCGAGCCAGGAGCAGCGTTCTCCGTGGACGATCTCGATCTCACTGTTGTCGGTTCCGATCCGCTCCCGCTGCAGAACCAGAGCGCTCTCCCCTCGACTGCATGGACAGAAAATCATCGCGAACTTGCCGTCACCACGTCGACGTCCGATCAGTTGATCGTGAATCCCGAAAGCACCAGCATCGGCTGGATCGCCACCGCGCCCGATGGTTCCGAGCTGACCCCGGTGGTGGTGAACGGTTGGCAACAAGGCTGGATCGTGCCCGCCGGCACGTCCGGAACGATCACCCTCGATTTCCCCAGTGACCGCTGGTACCGCTTGGGGATCTTCGGCGGTCTGGTGCTGCTGATCCCGCTGTTCCTCGCTGCCCTGATTCCGGTGCGGCGCGTACCGAAGCCGACCGCACCGCCGCGCCCCTGGCACAGCGTCGTAGCGGGCTGGCTGGGTGTGGCCGTGGCCGCCACCGTCATCGGCGGACTCGTGGGAACCGGAATCTTCGTTGTGTGCACACTCGTCGCGCTGGCCCTGGTGCGAGCAGTCGGCCCGGATCGCACCGCGCGCATTCTGGTCGGCACCGCCGGCGTGGCAGCAATAGCCGGAATCACGCTTCTGTCCACCGGACCGTGGCGATCACCGGGCGGGTACGTCGGTGATTCGTTCCTGATTCAGTTCGTGATGTTGCTGGCGTTGGTGGTCACCGGATTGGCGGCGCTGCCCGTTGCCGGTTCACCGATGTGGCGACGGTTCTCCCAGCGCTTGATCGCCAAACGAGCCGGTTCCTCCACCAAGGCGTAGCTCGCCGACGCCACAGCCACACTCAGAACAAGAGTCAGGGCTAGTACGGAGAAGAAACTGCCGGAGAACGGCGCGATGCCGAACACCGGAAACACCGCATTGAGCACTGCCAGATGCCAGATGAAGATTCCGTACGACCAGCGACCGATCGCCAAGGCAAACGGACTTGCCAGGAACCGGTGCTGCGCCTCGTCCCGCAGAACCAACGGTGCGATCAGGGAAAAGCTGATGATCGCACCGAGCGCGATCTTGACGGCGAACTGCCAGGGTTCCGGCCGTACCAAACCTTCGGGTCCGGCGAGGTCGGTGCACGAGAGTACAAACGCCACCAACGCCACGCCGGTCAACAGAAGCCGTCGGTGCGCCAGACGATGCACCCACGTCGAAGCCCCGACGGCGAGTTCCGCCAACACCATGCCGACCCCGAACCACGGCAGGTACCCCGGCAGCCAATTGTCGTGATGGATGAAATCGGGCGCAGGAACCGGGAGGAACGCCCAACTGAGAGCCAGCACCGAGACGGCGGTCAACAGCGGGATCCGGAACCGCGCACTGCTCCCACGCAGACGTACCAGGAGAACCGCGAACAACGGCAGCAACAGATAGAACATCACCTCCACCGACAGGCTCCACATCTGTGTGAGCCCCTCGGTGAGGGTGAGCGGAACAAAGACCTGTACCAGGCCGAGGTTCGCGAGCCACACCTGATAACCGCCGCCGGCGCCTGGCAGGAACAAGAGAATAAGCGTCACTGCCACCCAGTACGCGGGGAGAATGCGCGTCGCTCGGGATATCCAGTACCGCACGGTGGCCTGTGGCCGTCCGATTCCGCGGGCAGCGGCCGCATGGGGACGCCACAACAGAAAACCGGACAGTGCGAAGAACACGGCGACAGCAAGGTCGAGCCGTCCGAAAGCCCGGCCGATCGCACCCGACTGAGCTTCACCCGTCTGGAAGGCGACGTGTGTCACGAGAACACCGAGCGCTGCCAAACCTCGCATACCGTCCAAGGCCGGAACAAAGCCACGGGCCTGCGGCGGGACGGCAGAAGAAGAATTCACGGGACTCATCATCACGGATAAGTGTGCACCGGAGTGCGTTCGCCCTAAACCATCCGGACGCCCTGTAAAAAAATGCCAGGCCAATTCACCACCTCAAGCGACAAACCGGGCCGCTGGACTGTTAGTGTTCTGCCACACATGGGTTCTACTGTGACCCCATACGGCCTGCGCAACTCATATTGTGCAGGTTGCACCACGTCTAAACTACTAACGGGTAGGAGTCCCAGCATGGCGGAACGCTCAGGGTCGAGCCGGATACTTCCTTGCATTCTGGTAGGTCTCGGCGCCTTCCTCTTGGCCATCGCTGTTCTCATTCCTACCTACATGGTCGGCAAGCTGGAGAAGACGCCGCTCGACCTCGAGGTCACGACCATCGCCACGGGTAACGGCAGCGTCCTCAACTCCGCCGCACTCCTCGCCGGTAAGGCTCAGGTCGACAAGAACGTCCCGATCGTCGCTCAGCGCTACGTCACGACACAGGAACCGTCCGACGCCGACGACATCACCGTCCAGGCCGGCCAGTCCGTCATCCGCACGGACAAGCAGGGCGAGAGCGGCCTGCTGACGGCAACCGTGGACACCGTCACCCTGGACCGCGTCAGCTCGATGCCGACCAACGATCCGGTCGGAACGATCCAGACGTCCGCTGATCAGCCGGCGGACGAAGTTTCCCGCGACGGTCTGCAGTACAAGTTCCCGTTCAACACGGAACAGCAGACCTACCCCTACTTCGATCTCAATGCTCGCGCGACGTACGACATCAACTTCGTCGAAGAGACCGAGATCAACGGCATGAAGGTCTACCACTTCAACCAGACCATCGAGCCCGTCGACCTGTCCAAGGTCGTCAACTCGCCTTCGAACAAGCTCACGTTGCCTGCCGACACCTGGGGCGTTCCCGGCGGCACCACCCCCGTCACGATGACGCGTTGGTACACCAACGTCCGTGACCTGTGGGTCGAGCCCAAGACCGGTGTTGTCATCAAGGGCCAGGAGCAGCTGCACCAGTACTACGGCCGCAACAAGAACTCCGTCGACGTCGACGTCCTCAACGTCACGCTTCCGTTCGACGAAGAGACCATCGAGTACCAGATCCAGCAGGCGCAGGACGGTATCGACACGCTCAACCTCGTCGGCCGCACCGTTCCGATCGTTGCCGGCGTCCTCGGCGTGATCGCTCTGATCGCCGGCATCTTCCTCGGTGTGCGCGGCGGCAAGGGCGGAACCCCGGCACCGGCACACGCCGGCGGTGGCCAGAGCCCGAGCGGAGCCGGTTCCCCCGCTCCCGGCGAGCACGACTGGACCAACGACGACACCCAGGTGATCCCGCGTCCGGATCTGCGCAAGGAATAACACGTCGCCAGTGAACCTGGCACACGTTCCGTGAAGCTGAACCTGGCACAGGTTGTACGAAGCGAGCACCCCTTCCCGCTAGTCGGAAGGGGTGCTCGCTTCGTACCGGCGGTGCTAGCTCGTGCTTGCCCGGTCTGCACTGCGCACAGCAGCAACGGACACTGCCGCAGCTGTCACCGACGCGACCACAACCGCAGTCCCGATCAACTGACCCGGCGTCGTTGCCCACAGGAGCATCACGACGGCTTCGACGGCCAATCCGATCCACGCGAGCACGGCAACTCTTGTACGTTCCGACGCGATTGCAGACAGCAGGGCGCACTGCAGCACGGCGAGGACGGCCCCGTGCAGTGCAAAGGCCCACAGCATCGGCGCGACGGCAGCGTAGGCGTCGCCCACCAGGATCGGTACCAACGGACCGGCGAGAGCCGCGCCCAGCACCAGTACGGCTCCGATTCCCACCAATACAGCTAACGCTGTGCGAACCGCCTGCGCCGACTGCGCCGGATTTGCCATCTTCGGGTACAGGACAACACCAACGGCTTGCGGCAACCAGAACGCGGCTTTGGTTGCGACAGCGCCCAGTGCGTACACACCCGCGTCGTATTCGCTCAGAACCACGCGCACGATCAACAGGTCGAGTGACGACAACGCGATCAGGGCGAGCTGAACCTGGGAAGCCGCGAGCACGGACACAACGCCGATCCGCAACGTCGCGTTCTCGCTCACCGGGGCATTTCGGTCCAGTATCCGGACAACCGCCACCAGCACCGCAGTGCCAGCCGCGCTTGCTACCAGCGCTGCGGCCGCGGCTCCGCCCAGTGCCAGAACTGCCACTGCGGGAAGAACTTTCATCACACCGGCACCTGCCAGCACCGCACTGAGCACGCCAAACCGGCCGTGCCCCTGCAACAATCCCTGTTCCGTAGCCAGCAGCACCAGCATCGGCGCCGTCACCAAAGCGGAGAACGCCGCCACCAATCCGGTGTCGAGCAGCCACGCCAGCGCCGGGGCCAGCGCCACCGCAAGAACAGCCACGATTGCCGCGCACCTGTACCCGAGCGATCGCAATGTGTCAGCGCTCTTGCCGCGCACAGCCTCTCGGGCGACCACCGTCTGCAGCGCCAACGCCGGCACCGCCAGCACCAACTGCGCGGCGAGAAGACTCGCGAATTCCCCGTACCCCGCCGGACCCAGCCATCTACTTGCCAACCAGGCCAGCAGGTACGACGCAACATTTGCCGTCATCGAACCGGCCAACACCATACTGACCCCGGCCGCAGCGGAACGATCAAGAGGTTGGCGGGCCATGCGACCAATGATGCACCACGTATCGTGCCCGTCATGACAGTGCGGCCGAAACACCACAGCCTCGTGGCCGCGATGTACAGCCTGGCGTTGTCATTGTTGATCCTCGGACCACTGCTCGGTCCCGGCTATCTACTGCTGCGCGACGCAGTCAGCACCCCCCGGTCGTACCTCACCGACTCCGCACTCGGACTCACCGACGCCGCCGCCCGGGCCGTTCCACAGGATGCGCTGATCGCGGCATTGAGCACTTTCGTCGACGGTGGGCTGGTGGTGAAGGCTCTGCTTCTCGCTGCACTGTGGCTGGCGGGTTGGGGCGCTGCCCGCCTGGTCGCAATCGTTCTGCCGACAGCCGGCCTCGGGCCGCAACTGGTGGCGTCGACGGTCATGCTGTGGAACCCGTACGTGGCCGAGCGCCTGCTGCAAGGACATTGGAGCCTGCTGGCCGGTTACGGCGCGTTGCCCTGGATCGTGATCGCGGGCATCGGTGTACGACGCGCTCAGCCCGGCGCCTGGTGGGCCGTTGCCGCAACTCTCGCATTCGCGGGTCTGACACCTACCGGCGCGCTCCTCGGACTGACAACCGCGTTGGTGGTCGTAGCCTCCCCTGGCGGGCGAACGTCGGTTCTACGACGCGTCAGCGGCGTCTTCGCGCTCTTTCTGATCACTGCGTCGCCGTGGCTCGCGGCAACATTTCTGTCGAGCGGCGCCGCCGACGGTTCCGATCCGGCCGGTGTGGCAGCCTTCGCCGCCCGAGCGGAACCCGGGCTCGGAACGCTCGGCAGCCTCGCCGGGTTGGGTGGTGTCTGGAACTCGGCTGCCGTCCCGAACTCTCGCACAACACTCTTCGCAGTGCTCGGGACGCTGCTGCTCCTGACCGTGGTGCTCAGCGGTATCCCTGCGCTGTGGCGACGGCGTCGCAATCCTGTGATTTCCGCTCTGGCGGTACTGGCACTTGTCGCGGTACTCGCGCCGGCGCTCGGCGCGACATCATGGGGTCTGAGTGCTGGGCGCTGGTCGGTCGAATACTTCTCCGGTGCAGGCCTGCTCCGCGATTCCCAGAAATGGGTGGCGTTGGCGGCACCGTTCTACGCACTGTCCGCGGCGGCGGGTGTGATGTGGGCTCAGAACCGCTTCACTCTTGCGCGACCGACCTGGTCGATCGCCGCCGTTGTCGTCACGATGATGGCTCTGCCCGACCTTGCCTGGGGCGTCGGCGGCGCCCTGAAGCCGGTGCAGTATCCACAGTCCTGGACCACCGTCGCCGAGCAACTACGAGACGAAACCGGTGATGTGGCAGTGCTTCCCGCCGGAATGTTCCGGGCCTTCTCCTACACCGGTGATGCTCCGGTCCTCGATCCGGCGCCCCGTTTTCTCCCGCTCGACGTATTGCAGACCGGCGAACTGATCGTGGCCGGCGGCTCTGTCGGCGGCGAGGGAACGCGCGCCGCCCAGGTCGAGGAACTCCTGCTCACGGGCGCAAGCAGCACCGAACTCGCTGCTCTGGGTGTGAGCTGGATACTGGTAGAACTCGACACCCCTGGCCGATCCGGCGAGGCGGCGCTGCACAACCTGGAGAGAGTGTTCGCGGACGACTACCTCGAGCTGTACCGGGTACCCGGAGACAGTGCGACGCACCAGGCTTCGACATCGTCGCGGACCATCGTCACGCTCGCCCACATCGCCTGGGTAGCGACGGGAATCGTGGCCCTACTCGCGCTCGGACTGAACCAGAACAGGATTCGACTCGCGCGACGTGACAAGCCCTGACACGCGTCGCCCGACCGTCGTCGCCGACAGAACCTCGAAAACACCGGTTCCCGTTTGCTCCCACGAGAATTCGCTCGACCATACTCGGGCTTTCTCGCCGAGCACTGTCCGCAGTTCATGATCACGCAGCAAGGTGCCTGCGGCCTGGGTCAATTCCGCGACGTCGCCATCGCCGACACTTTCGCCGCCAACCAGCAGACCCGTCACGCCGTCGACGATGGAATCCGTCAACCCTTTGGAACTGCGGTAACCGACAGTCGGAACCCCGTGTTGCGCAGCCTCGATGACGGCGAGACCCCACCCTTCCTTGCGTGAAGGCATGAGGTGAATCCAGGACTGCGCCAACAGTTCGTGTTTGCGGGACTCGTCGACGTGCCCGTGAAATGTCACCGCGTCACCGATCCCGAGTTCGGCAGCGCGATCACGCAAGTTCTGCTCCCACCAACCGCCACCGATGACGTCGAGGTGAAGTTCGGGTTCTGTCGGGCGAAGTGTCGCAACCGCTTCGAGTGCGTCTTCGATCTGCTTGTGCGGCACCAACCGTGAGAGTACCGACATGGTGGGCCGGCTCGCCCGCGTGATCGAACCACCCGCGTCGACGCCCATCGGAACGCGATCTGCGCCGTTGCGTACCACGGCAATTCGATCACGATCAACGCCCAGATCCACCAACTCTTCGGCCGAGGGCAGCGAGACCGTCAAGTACTGGTTATCGCTGTGACGCTTCGGCGACAGGCGCGATTCCACCCACCATCCGATCCGCCCGACGAGTGTGCCTGCGACCGGCCACTGTTCGCGGTGGCAATGATGCACGAGCAGCGTGACCGGAGCGCCGGCCACCATCTTCGAGAAAAAGGGAATCCCGTTCTGAGTGTCGATGACAGCGTCGGGGCGAATGCCTTTGAGCGAACCGAATCCGAACCGGCCTGCCGCAATCGCAGCCAGGGCCCGCGGGTACACGCTGAACCGTCCACCGGACCGGCTGATGGTGATGCCGTCGCGGGTCTCTGTCGCGGGCGCACCCGGGTAGGACGCCGTCCGCAAAGTCACCTTGATACCGCGCGCCGCCAGCTGGGTTCCGACCTGCTCGAGGTACCGCTCGCTTCCGCCGCCCTGCGGATGCCCGGTGTCGCGCCAACAGAGCAACAGAACCTCGTGCACGTGCGTTACTCCCTAGACTTCGTCGGTGACCCGCCGCGGATGCGAGTGGTCCTGCGGGGGATGCCCACCCTGACCGGTCGGTAACCCTGCGGAACACCCTAACTGTTTCCGCGTCCGTATTGCCGCGCTCCTCACGGTGAATTTGACGGTGTTCGTGGACCCGAAAGCGCGGTCGCTAAAGTTGATTCTCGTGACCAAGCCCGCAGTGACCCGCATTTTCGGCCGACGGGCGACCCTCAAACGATCCGTCAGCTTGCTCAGCGACTTCCGTCACGAGCAGACCGCACCCGACATCTTTTACGGCGCGCTCGCTCGCGATTCCGTCGAATTGATCTCCGACCTGCATGAAGGTCACACCGGTCACACGCTCGACGGCCTCACCGTCCTCGATGTCGGCGGCGGACCCGGCTACTTCGCGGAAGTGTTCCAAGCTGCCGGTGCCCGCTACATCCCAGTCGAACCCGATCCGTCGGAAATGCACGCTGCCGGCTTGACCGTCGGCGGGGCGGTGCGCGGATCCGGGCTGGCTTTGCCGTTCCGGGATTCGTCGGTCGACATCTGCTTCTCCTCGAACGTGGCCGAACATGTCAGCGAGCCGTGGCTCATGGCGGAGGAAATGCTGCGCGTCACCAAACCCGGCGGACTGATGGTCCTCTCGTACACCCTGTGGTGGGGTCCGTTCGGCGGGCACGAGACCGGGCCGTGGCACGCGTTCGGCGGTGAATACGCAGCCAAGCGGTACCGCCGCACAACCGGCCGCGAACCGAAGAACAAATACGGGGAGTCCCTGTTCAAAGTGGGTGCCACCGACGGCTTGCGCTGGGCCCGCGGAACAGGCCAAGGCACACTGCTCGCCGCGATCCCCCGGTACCACCCGTCCTGGGCGTGGTGGATGGTTCGCGTTCCCGGCCTTCGCGAAATCCTCGTGAGCAACCTCGTCGTGGTTCTCGAGAAGCGTTGACATGATTCGCCTCGCCCTCGACGTCGGCGGCACCAAGATGGCTGCCGGCGTGGTTTCCGAGGACGGCCGTGTTCCCGAATTCCGCACGGTTCCCACGCCGGAAACGGGCGCCTGGGCGGCGTGCGCGGCACTACTGGAGAGCATCGCCGACGGACGCGCGGTTGACGCCGTCGGGATCGCCTGCGCCGGGCCGGTCGATACCGCCAGCGGTGTTGTCGCCCCCATCAACATTAACGAGTGGGCGTCCGGATTCACGCTGGTCGACGCGGTAGGTGCCCTCTTTCCTGGCGCCCGAACCACGCTGGCCATGGACGGAGCCGCTGCCGCACTGGCCGAACATCACCACGGTGCCGGCCGCGGAACCCCGGACCTGTTGAGTCTGGTCGTTTCCACCGGCGTCGGCGGCGGAGTTGTTCTGGGCGGTCACATCGCACCTGGTCGTACGGGAAATGCCGGCCACATCGGGCATCTTGTTGTTCCTGGAACCGACGAACTCTGCTCGTGCGGTGGCGTCGGCTGCCTCGAGACAATGGCGAGCGGTCCGGCGGCGGTTCGCTGGGCTCGCGCTCAGGGGTGGATCGGCGCCACCGGCCTCGAACTTGCCGGCGACGCCCGCCGCGGCGATGCACTCGCCCGAGCTGCGCTGCATCGCGCCGGAACTGCGCTGGGAATTGCCATCGCATCGGCTGCGGCACTGCTGGATGTGAATCTTGCGGTGGTGGGCGGTGGTTTTGCCCAGTCCGGCGAGCCCTTGTGGGTACCACTCCGGGAATCGGCTGCCCGACATGCCCGTTTGTCGTTCATCGAGGACTTGAGAATCGTCCCGGCCGAGTTGGGCGAGCGCGGAACTCTGACCGGCGCAGGGCTCCTGTCGCTCGTCGCCGCCATCTGACACGCGTTCTTCTCCGAGAAATCCGCAGGGAGTCCCACTAAACGGGTGCCACCTGTTCCCAATTTCTGTAACGTGTTTTAGTGTTCTGACTCACACCGTCGCGGGCATTGCACGTGACACAAGCGGGAAGGAGGTGACCGTGAGCCCAGATGTTTCCTCGACCGAAGCCGAGCATCACGCCCAGGTCGCCCGACCAAGTGATTCCCTCCGCGATACCGAAGACCTCCGTGAACGCCTGGAACGCTGGATGGCCGGGAAGGTGCCGGCCGGATCCACCGTGACCGTCGCCGACGTCACCCTGCCCGCAGCCAACGGCATGTCGAGCGAAACCATCCTCTTCGACGCAACCTGGGACGGCGATCATCATCCGTTGGTCGCCCGTGTCGCCCCGGCGGAGACCACCATGCCGGTGTTTCCGACCTACGACCTCGAATCCCAGTTCCGCACCATGGCGCAGGTGCGCGAGCACTCCGCCGTGCCCGTCCCTGCGGTGTACTGGTCCGAGTCCGAACCGGAGGCGTTGGGTGCGCCGTTCTTCGTCATGGAACGAATCTCCGGTGACGTGCCGCCAGACGTCATGCCGTACAACTTCGGATCGTGGGTCACCGAAGCGTCCCCAGCGCAGCGAAAGAGCCTGCAGCAGAACTCGGTCGACATCCTGGCGCAATTGCACGCCATCGACAATCCGATCGAGCGCTTCGATTTCCTTCAGTTGCCTGGTTCGGGACCGACCGCTAGAGAGGCATTCTCGGCGCACATCGCCGAGCAGCGCGGATACTACGAGTGGGTCGTCAAGGACGGTGTCAGATCGCCGCTCATCGAACGGGCCCTCGACTGGGTCGAAGCACACAATCCCGCCGACGATTCGCCGGCAGTGCTCTGCTGGGGCGACTCACGCATCGGCAACGTCA
The nucleotide sequence above comes from Rhodococcus sp. KBS0724. Encoded proteins:
- a CDS encoding phosphotransferase family protein; protein product: MTVSPDVSSTEAEHHAQVARPSDSLRDTEDLRERLERWMAGKVPAGSTVTVADVTLPAANGMSSETILFDATWDGDHHPLVARVAPAETTMPVFPTYDLESQFRTMAQVREHSAVPVPAVYWSESEPEALGAPFFVMERISGDVPPDVMPYNFGSWVTEASPAQRKSLQQNSVDILAQLHAIDNPIERFDFLQLPGSGPTAREAFSAHIAEQRGYYEWVVKDGVRSPLIERALDWVEAHNPADDSPAVLCWGDSRIGNVMYQDFAPVAVLDWEMATLGPREMDLGWMAFLHRFFEDIAGLANLPGLPDFLRLPDIAATYADITGHTPHDLEFYVTYAALRQAVIMWRIQARAIAFGQAEQPADPDDMIMHRASLAAMLDGTYWERVK
- a CDS encoding ROK family protein, which encodes MIRLALDVGGTKMAAGVVSEDGRVPEFRTVPTPETGAWAACAALLESIADGRAVDAVGIACAGPVDTASGVVAPININEWASGFTLVDAVGALFPGARTTLAMDGAAAALAEHHHGAGRGTPDLLSLVVSTGVGGGVVLGGHIAPGRTGNAGHIGHLVVPGTDELCSCGGVGCLETMASGPAAVRWARAQGWIGATGLELAGDARRGDALARAALHRAGTALGIAIASAAALLDVNLAVVGGGFAQSGEPLWVPLRESAARHARLSFIEDLRIVPAELGERGTLTGAGLLSLVAAI
- a CDS encoding glycosyltransferase family 4 protein, which translates into the protein MHEVLLLCWRDTGHPQGGGSERYLEQVGTQLAARGIKVTLRTASYPGAPATETRDGITISRSGGRFSVYPRALAAIAAGRFGFGSLKGIRPDAVIDTQNGIPFFSKMVAGAPVTLLVHHCHREQWPVAGTLVGRIGWWVESRLSPKRHSDNQYLTVSLPSAEELVDLGVDRDRIAVVRNGADRVPMGVDAGGSITRASRPTMSVLSRLVPHKQIEDALEAVATLRPTEPELHLDVIGGGWWEQNLRDRAAELGIGDAVTFHGHVDESRKHELLAQSWIHLMPSRKEGWGLAVIEAAQHGVPTVGYRSSKGLTDSIVDGVTGLLVGGESVGDGDVAELTQAAGTLLRDHELRTVLGEKARVWSSEFSWEQTGTGVFEVLSATTVGRRVSGLVTSRESNPVLVQSERE
- a CDS encoding class I SAM-dependent methyltransferase: MTKPAVTRIFGRRATLKRSVSLLSDFRHEQTAPDIFYGALARDSVELISDLHEGHTGHTLDGLTVLDVGGGPGYFAEVFQAAGARYIPVEPDPSEMHAAGLTVGGAVRGSGLALPFRDSSVDICFSSNVAEHVSEPWLMAEEMLRVTKPGGLMVLSYTLWWGPFGGHETGPWHAFGGEYAAKRYRRTTGREPKNKYGESLFKVGATDGLRWARGTGQGTLLAAIPRYHPSWAWWMVRVPGLREILVSNLVVVLEKR
- a CDS encoding DUF3068 domain-containing protein, whose protein sequence is MAERSGSSRILPCILVGLGAFLLAIAVLIPTYMVGKLEKTPLDLEVTTIATGNGSVLNSAALLAGKAQVDKNVPIVAQRYVTTQEPSDADDITVQAGQSVIRTDKQGESGLLTATVDTVTLDRVSSMPTNDPVGTIQTSADQPADEVSRDGLQYKFPFNTEQQTYPYFDLNARATYDINFVEETEINGMKVYHFNQTIEPVDLSKVVNSPSNKLTLPADTWGVPGGTTPVTMTRWYTNVRDLWVEPKTGVVIKGQEQLHQYYGRNKNSVDVDVLNVTLPFDEETIEYQIQQAQDGIDTLNLVGRTVPIVAGVLGVIALIAGIFLGVRGGKGGTPAPAHAGGGQSPSGAGSPAPGEHDWTNDDTQVIPRPDLRKE
- a CDS encoding lipopolysaccharide biosynthesis protein; this encodes MARQPLDRSAAAGVSMVLAGSMTANVASYLLAWLASRWLGPAGYGEFASLLAAQLVLAVPALALQTVVAREAVRGKSADTLRSLGYRCAAIVAVLAVALAPALAWLLDTGLVAAFSALVTAPMLVLLATEQGLLQGHGRFGVLSAVLAGAGVMKVLPAVAVLALGGAAAAALVASAAGTAVLVAVVRILDRNAPVSENATLRIGVVSVLAASQVQLALIALSSLDLLIVRVVLSEYDAGVYALGAVATKAAFWLPQAVGVVLYPKMANPAQSAQAVRTALAVLVGIGAVLVLGAALAGPLVPILVGDAYAAVAPMLWAFALHGAVLAVLQCALLSAIASERTRVAVLAWIGLAVEAVVMLLWATTPGQLIGTAVVVASVTAAAVSVAAVRSADRASTS